A single Gemmatimonadota bacterium DNA region contains:
- a CDS encoding S41 family peptidase — MSTLKKPKYAILLVFVAVGSFLLGNAADRTIHAADNIFSSTRLLMGVLNLVNDNYVEEVEPGELIYAAIDGMLEVLDPHSSFLSKESFAEMGERFSGKFYGIGIEFDVLDGFLYVISVIDESPSEAVGLQSGDRIVRIDGESAIGIKHDEVRQRLRGEKGTRVDVTIERPGVDERFDVTITRDSIPIRSVRTSFMLEDQTGYIQLIRFAKTTSRELETALDRLQQAGMERLILDLRGNSGGYLDQAVEVSSKFIPEGRVIVKTMGRNRSSNQTFKSISGVNHREMPLVILLDHRSASASEIVAGAVQDWDRGVIAGTRSFGKGLVQTLFAEPHLTDGSALKLTTARYYTPSGRMIQRDYKNKSFQEYVEGSFSEAGETGEAGYETGSDTETGTESDTDEDRAKEAEQADQAEQADQAEQADQAGRADEADHTDITERTEFTTAAGRTVYGDGGISPDVVIPAPKRTYPFVIGKYRGWVPFDRACFEFANAYSVSQADRQDLRDDFDVFLQEFQVEEAMLEAFKVQVRDSGISFSDEEFNDDRDVIELQLKRALARNLWGDEEASRVAAAGDEQLQQARQLFYSHEMLVQQ, encoded by the coding sequence ATGTCGACCCTGAAGAAACCGAAATACGCCATCCTGCTGGTCTTTGTCGCAGTCGGGTCGTTCCTGCTCGGCAACGCGGCCGACCGGACGATCCACGCGGCGGACAACATCTTCTCGAGCACCAGGCTGCTGATGGGCGTGCTCAACCTGGTCAACGACAACTATGTGGAGGAGGTAGAGCCCGGCGAGTTGATCTACGCCGCGATCGACGGCATGCTCGAGGTGCTCGACCCCCATTCCAGCTTCCTGAGCAAGGAGAGCTTCGCCGAAATGGGCGAGCGCTTCAGCGGGAAGTTCTACGGGATCGGGATCGAGTTCGATGTACTGGACGGATTCCTGTACGTGATTTCCGTGATCGACGAATCGCCGTCGGAAGCCGTCGGCCTGCAATCCGGAGATCGTATCGTCCGGATCGACGGTGAATCGGCGATCGGCATCAAGCACGACGAGGTGAGGCAGAGACTGCGCGGAGAGAAAGGGACCAGGGTGGACGTAACTATCGAACGGCCCGGCGTCGACGAACGGTTCGACGTGACGATTACCCGGGACAGTATCCCCATTCGCAGCGTCAGGACGTCCTTCATGCTGGAAGACCAGACGGGATACATCCAGTTGATCCGGTTCGCCAAGACCACTTCGCGTGAACTGGAAACCGCCCTGGACCGGCTGCAGCAGGCCGGCATGGAACGGCTGATCCTCGACCTGAGAGGCAATTCGGGGGGATACCTGGACCAGGCGGTCGAAGTGTCCAGCAAGTTCATACCCGAAGGCCGCGTAATCGTCAAAACCATGGGAAGGAACCGGAGCTCCAACCAGACCTTCAAATCGATAAGCGGCGTAAACCACCGGGAAATGCCCCTGGTGATCCTGCTGGACCACCGCTCGGCCTCCGCTTCCGAGATCGTGGCGGGCGCCGTGCAGGACTGGGACCGGGGCGTAATCGCCGGAACCCGCAGCTTCGGCAAGGGTCTCGTTCAGACCCTCTTCGCGGAGCCCCATCTGACGGACGGTTCCGCGCTCAAGCTGACGACGGCCAGGTACTACACTCCGAGCGGCCGGATGATCCAGCGCGACTATAAGAACAAGTCCTTCCAGGAATACGTCGAAGGCTCGTTCAGCGAAGCTGGTGAGACCGGCGAGGCCGGGTACGAAACAGGATCCGATACGGAAACCGGTACGGAATCTGATACGGATGAGGATCGCGCGAAAGAGGCGGAACAGGCAGACCAGGCGGAACAGGCAGACCAGGCGGAACAGGCAGACCAGGCAGGCCGCGCAGACGAAGCTGACCACACGGACATCACGGAGCGCACGGAATTCACCACCGCCGCCGGGCGAACGGTCTATGGAGACGGCGGCATTTCTCCCGACGTCGTGATCCCGGCCCCGAAACGCACGTACCCCTTCGTAATCGGCAAGTACAGGGGATGGGTGCCTTTCGACCGGGCCTGTTTCGAATTCGCCAACGCCTACAGCGTATCCCAGGCGGACCGGCAGGACCTCAGGGATGATTTCGACGTCTTCCTGCAGGAATTCCAGGTCGAAGAAGCGATGCTGGAAGCGTTCAAGGTCCAGGTCCGGGACTCGGGGATATCATTCTCCGACGAGGAGTTCAACGACGACCGGGACGTCATCGAACTCCAGCTGAAGCGGGCGCTCGCCCGGAACCTCTGGGGTGACGAGGAAGCCAGCCGCGTGGCCGCGGCCGGCGACGAGCAGCTCCAGCAGGCCCGCCAGCTGTTTTACTCTCACGAAATGCTGGTACAGCAATAG
- the purD gene encoding phosphoribosylamine--glycine ligase, whose protein sequence is MNVLVVGKGGREHTLAWALRRSALVEDLYAAPGNPGIAALGKCVAIAPEDARGIAGFARENGVDLVVVGPDGALEAGVVDAVESLGIRAFGPTRSAAEIEWSKVFAKQMMQEEGIPTAAFAVFSDVDAARAYVNEQGAPIVIKADGLAAGKGALVCRTVEEAMKALDVVMTDRMFGDAGRNVVVEAFMEGEEASVFALTDGERVLPLVPSQDHKPIHDGDTGPNTGGMGAYAPAPVIDDGAMGDILERIIEPAVLGMRKRGRPFRGVLYCGIMMTGKGPMVVEFNSRFGDPEAQVILPLLEDDFAELAVGISEGRMPDRSLTWKRKAATCVVVASGGYPGEYEKGMEISGLDRLDGTDDVFAFHADTAMRDGNLVTNGGRILGVTALADDLAGSIDRAYEAVDRVRFENRYFRRDIGQKGLRRMA, encoded by the coding sequence ATGAACGTACTTGTCGTCGGCAAGGGAGGAAGAGAACACACGCTGGCCTGGGCGCTTCGCCGGTCGGCCCTCGTGGAAGACCTGTACGCCGCTCCGGGCAATCCGGGCATTGCCGCGCTTGGAAAGTGCGTCGCCATCGCACCGGAGGACGCCCGCGGGATCGCCGGTTTTGCCCGCGAAAACGGGGTGGACCTGGTGGTGGTGGGACCCGACGGCGCACTGGAAGCCGGCGTGGTCGACGCGGTGGAAAGCCTGGGGATACGGGCCTTCGGTCCGACACGGTCGGCCGCCGAGATCGAATGGAGCAAGGTGTTCGCCAAGCAGATGATGCAGGAGGAGGGCATTCCCACGGCCGCGTTCGCGGTGTTTTCAGACGTGGACGCGGCGCGGGCGTACGTGAACGAACAGGGTGCGCCGATCGTGATCAAAGCCGACGGCCTGGCCGCCGGCAAGGGCGCGCTGGTGTGCCGGACTGTCGAGGAGGCCATGAAGGCCCTTGACGTTGTGATGACCGACAGGATGTTCGGCGATGCGGGCCGGAACGTGGTGGTGGAGGCCTTCATGGAAGGCGAGGAGGCGTCCGTATTCGCGTTGACCGATGGCGAGCGGGTTCTTCCGCTGGTCCCTTCGCAGGACCACAAGCCCATCCACGATGGCGATACAGGACCCAATACCGGTGGAATGGGCGCTTACGCACCGGCTCCGGTCATCGACGATGGCGCGATGGGAGACATCCTGGAACGGATCATCGAACCCGCGGTCCTCGGCATGAGGAAGCGCGGACGGCCTTTCAGAGGGGTGTTGTACTGCGGTATCATGATGACCGGCAAGGGCCCGATGGTGGTGGAATTCAACAGCCGGTTCGGCGATCCCGAGGCCCAGGTCATCCTGCCGCTCCTCGAAGACGATTTCGCGGAACTGGCGGTCGGGATCAGCGAGGGCAGGATGCCCGACCGGTCCCTGACCTGGAAGCGGAAGGCCGCGACCTGTGTGGTGGTGGCCTCCGGTGGATATCCCGGGGAATACGAGAAAGGGATGGAAATAAGCGGGCTGGATCGACTGGACGGAACGGACGATGTTTTCGCCTTCCATGCCGATACGGCCATGCGGGATGGAAACCTGGTGACCAACGGCGGCCGGATCCTGGGCGTTACGGCCCTGGCCGACGATCTCGCGGGCTCCATCGACCGGGCCTACGAGGCGGTGGACCGGGTTCGGTTCGAGAACCGGTATTTCCGAAGGGACATCGGTCAAAAGGGCCTGCGCAGGATGGCCTAG
- a CDS encoding L-threonylcarbamoyladenylate synthase yields the protein MIVLTVDPVRPDLTVLQEAAGIVRDGGLVAFPTETVYGLGADGTNPSAIRRVYEAKGREASKPILVLVSHRKDLARLVRCIPAGVHAVMDACWPGPLTLVFPALDCVPRELLGGGSTIGVRHSGAAIAGALCQAAGGPVTAPSANRSGEPEPLTAEDVAAQLGDRVDLILDGGRSPSDQPSTVVDVSTGTPCLIRAGCTPFDRVEDAWRH from the coding sequence ATGATAGTACTGACTGTCGATCCGGTACGGCCGGACCTTACCGTACTGCAGGAGGCCGCGGGCATCGTCCGCGACGGGGGCCTCGTGGCTTTTCCGACCGAAACGGTTTACGGATTGGGCGCGGACGGAACCAATCCCTCCGCGATCCGGCGGGTCTATGAAGCCAAGGGCCGGGAAGCATCGAAGCCGATCCTGGTACTCGTCTCCCACAGGAAGGACCTGGCCCGCCTGGTCCGGTGCATCCCCGCAGGTGTCCATGCGGTGATGGACGCCTGCTGGCCCGGACCGTTGACGCTGGTCTTTCCCGCGCTGGACTGCGTGCCGCGGGAATTGCTGGGCGGTGGCTCCACGATCGGGGTCAGGCACAGCGGCGCGGCGATCGCCGGGGCCCTGTGCCAAGCGGCGGGCGGACCCGTGACCGCGCCCAGCGCCAATCGCTCCGGTGAGCCGGAACCCCTGACGGCGGAGGACGTGGCCGCCCAGTTGGGTGACCGTGTCGACCTGATACTCGATGGAGGACGATCGCCTTCGGACCAGCCATCGACCGTGGTGGACGTATCCACCGGTACGCCGTGCCTGATCCGCGCGGGATGTACACCCTTTGACCGTGTCGAGGACGCCTGGCGGCATTGA
- a CDS encoding DEAD/DEAH box helicase, with the protein MKNPLIVQSDRTILVEVDHPRYEDARDALSRFAELEKSPEHIHVYRLSPLSLWNAASAGLNADGVLESLESLSKYEIPQNIRREIYDFIDRYGQLRLLKEDGRLILESEDPTLIAEVSGLPSVKQFLAQPLDERRVQVGDRFRGHIKQALIKVGFPVEDLAGYVEGAPLEISLRTAAGDRKSFSMRDYQQDAVGAFHMNGEPQGGNGVIVLPCGAGKTIVALGAMAVLKCHTLVLTANTVALRQWREELIEKTSLSEEHIGEYSGESKQIRPVTLATYQILTYRKSKGDEFEHFGLFDQKGWGLIIYDEVHLLPAPVFRYTAEIQARRRLGLTATLVREDGREDDVFSLIGPRRYDMPWKLLERQGWIAEAYCREIRIDLPEARRMSYAVANRRDKFRIASENSRKTEIIRALLEQHPSDQVLIIGLYVRQLKQIAALFDFPLITGSTPLQARLDLYTRFRNSELKRLVVSKVANFAIDLPDANVAIQISGTFGSRQEEAQRLGRILRPKADGSAAIFYSLITRNTLDQDYAVNRQLFLTEQGYQYTIHDVSEVRA; encoded by the coding sequence CTGAAGAATCCATTGATCGTACAGAGCGACCGTACCATCCTCGTCGAAGTCGACCATCCGCGCTACGAGGATGCCCGGGACGCGCTCTCCCGGTTCGCGGAACTGGAAAAGTCCCCGGAGCACATCCACGTATACCGGCTGAGCCCGCTGTCCCTGTGGAACGCCGCCTCGGCCGGCCTGAACGCCGACGGCGTACTCGAATCGCTCGAAAGCCTGAGCAAGTACGAGATCCCGCAGAACATCCGGCGCGAGATTTACGATTTCATCGACCGGTACGGTCAGCTCCGGCTGCTCAAGGAAGACGGCAGGCTGATCCTCGAATCCGAGGACCCCACGCTGATCGCTGAGGTTTCCGGACTTCCATCGGTCAAGCAGTTCCTCGCGCAGCCCCTGGACGAGCGCAGGGTGCAGGTGGGAGACCGGTTCCGGGGCCACATCAAGCAGGCGCTGATCAAGGTCGGATTTCCCGTGGAGGACCTGGCGGGATACGTCGAAGGCGCCCCGCTGGAAATCAGCCTGCGCACCGCTGCCGGAGACCGGAAGTCCTTCAGCATGCGCGACTACCAGCAGGACGCGGTCGGCGCGTTTCACATGAACGGAGAGCCGCAAGGAGGCAACGGGGTCATCGTGCTGCCCTGCGGCGCCGGGAAGACCATCGTGGCCCTCGGCGCGATGGCCGTGCTGAAGTGCCACACCCTCGTGCTGACGGCCAACACGGTGGCCCTGCGTCAGTGGCGGGAGGAGCTGATCGAGAAGACCTCGCTTTCGGAAGAGCATATCGGCGAATATTCGGGTGAATCAAAACAGATCCGGCCCGTGACCCTGGCCACCTACCAGATTCTGACCTACAGGAAGAGCAAAGGGGACGAATTCGAGCATTTCGGTCTCTTCGACCAGAAAGGCTGGGGCCTCATCATCTACGACGAGGTCCATTTGCTCCCCGCTCCCGTTTTCCGGTACACGGCCGAGATCCAGGCTCGGCGGCGCCTCGGGCTGACCGCGACGCTGGTCCGCGAAGACGGGCGGGAGGACGACGTCTTCAGCCTGATCGGCCCCCGCAGGTACGACATGCCCTGGAAGCTCCTTGAGCGCCAGGGCTGGATCGCCGAGGCATACTGCCGCGAAATACGGATCGACCTGCCCGAAGCCCGGCGCATGTCCTACGCCGTGGCCAATCGCCGCGACAAGTTCAGGATCGCCTCTGAGAACAGCCGCAAGACCGAGATCATCCGCGCCTTGCTGGAACAACACCCATCGGACCAGGTCCTGATCATCGGGCTTTACGTACGACAGCTCAAGCAGATCGCCGCGTTGTTCGATTTTCCCCTGATCACCGGCAGCACACCGCTCCAGGCCCGCCTCGATCTGTATACCCGGTTCAGAAACAGCGAACTCAAGCGCCTCGTGGTGTCCAAGGTCGCGAATTTCGCCATCGACCTGCCGGACGCCAACGTGGCGATACAGATTTCGGGCACCTTTGGATCCCGCCAGGAGGAAGCCCAACGACTGGGCCGTATCCTCCGACCCAAGGCGGACGGTTCCGCCGCCATTTTCTATTCGCTCATCACGCGGAACACGCTGGACCAGGACTATGCCGTGAACCGGCAGCTCTTTCTGACGGAACAGGGCTACCAGTATACCATTCACGACGTGAGCGAAGTGCGGGCTTGA
- a CDS encoding sigma-70 family RNA polymerase sigma factor codes for MADNTSTNAVQVTDIESGVLDELTLTDEVLFVRVQRDDIRAFEVIVGRYRTRLYNCIYRMVHNTECAEDLVQETFLRVYRNRHNYKAISNLSTWIYTIALNLARSELRKRKRRQFFSLNASPHENSTRESIDLPDTSAGPGDHLEQNELGRAIQHAIDQLPDKYKSVIVLRDIEELSYEQIGEILRCPTGTVKSRVNRGRLRLQEMLRQWQVELL; via the coding sequence ATGGCCGACAATACCTCCACAAACGCGGTGCAGGTCACCGATATCGAGTCCGGCGTTCTGGACGAGCTGACGCTGACGGACGAAGTGCTGTTCGTCCGAGTCCAGCGGGACGATATACGTGCGTTCGAGGTGATCGTCGGTAGATACCGTACCCGGTTGTACAACTGCATCTACCGCATGGTCCACAACACGGAATGCGCGGAAGACCTGGTGCAGGAGACATTTCTGCGTGTCTACCGGAACCGCCATAACTACAAGGCGATCTCCAATCTATCCACCTGGATCTATACCATCGCGCTCAATCTCGCCCGAAGCGAGTTGCGCAAGCGGAAACGCCGCCAGTTCTTCTCCCTGAACGCTTCGCCCCACGAGAACAGCACGCGTGAAAGCATCGATCTGCCGGACACGAGTGCGGGACCCGGCGATCACCTGGAGCAGAACGAACTGGGCCGGGCGATACAGCACGCGATCGATCAGCTGCCGGACAAATACAAGTCCGTGATCGTGCTGCGTGACATCGAGGAGCTTTCGTACGAGCAGATCGGCGAGATCCTCCGCTGTCCTACGGGAACCGTCAAGTCGCGGGTCAACCGGGGACGGCTGAGACTGCAGGAAATGTTGAGACAGTGGCAGGTAGAGCTACTTTGA
- a CDS encoding zf-HC2 domain-containing protein: protein MAGRATLRRKDVLNCSGYERQMSDYLDGQLSKAAEDELRFHLNGCPRCRLRMQDMESAMRAVKSLPALSPRPMFEQQLGNLLNREVARELYASSWLKRLSAAFTELGELSRQRPVQLVFATSLILTITVIGGFAFVAGPTARSDSPAVPATAFSLPTPIESELAPPDPISPFPLDRELAPHMATGPATNTEQATNPTTPAATSLPYTTNRITGDRPGILTVRTMEPMTHGIRFVTAGTGMRLDPTLFDEAFGRNMVAGGDPDRPAPEDLLQTVGTAELRDSQRAAGTNGAPDAPDAPASSGPTAPLKRVRISF, encoded by the coding sequence GTGGCAGGTAGAGCTACTTTGAGGAGGAAGGACGTTTTGAATTGCAGTGGATATGAGCGGCAGATGTCGGACTACCTGGACGGTCAGTTGTCGAAGGCCGCTGAAGACGAGCTTCGATTTCACCTGAACGGATGTCCCCGGTGCCGGCTCAGGATGCAGGACATGGAAAGCGCCATGCGGGCCGTGAAGAGTCTTCCCGCCCTATCCCCCCGGCCGATGTTCGAACAACAACTCGGCAACCTGCTGAACCGGGAAGTTGCCCGCGAGCTGTACGCCTCCTCCTGGTTGAAACGCCTATCGGCGGCCTTTACCGAACTGGGCGAACTCAGCCGGCAACGACCCGTTCAACTGGTATTCGCGACCAGCCTGATCCTGACCATAACCGTAATCGGCGGTTTCGCCTTCGTGGCCGGCCCGACGGCAAGGTCCGATTCGCCTGCAGTTCCTGCGACGGCCTTTTCCCTGCCGACGCCCATCGAATCCGAACTTGCGCCGCCCGATCCCATTTCGCCCTTTCCCCTGGATCGGGAACTCGCGCCACACATGGCGACAGGACCGGCAACGAACACGGAACAGGCAACAAATCCCACCACACCTGCAGCAACCAGTCTCCCATATACCACAAATCGCATAACCGGCGACAGACCAGGCATCCTCACTGTCAGGACCATGGAGCCTATGACCCATGGGATCCGGTTCGTTACGGCGGGTACGGGCATGCGCCTCGATCCAACCCTGTTCGACGAGGCCTTCGGCCGGAACATGGTGGCCGGCGGCGATCCGGATCGACCGGCGCCGGAAGACCTGCTGCAAACCGTTGGCACCGCCGAACTTCGCGATTCGCAGCGTGCGGCCGGCACAAACGGTGCGCCCGACGCGCCCGACGCGCCGGCGTCATCGGGCCCGACCGCTCCTCTCAAGCGTGTCCGCATATCGTTCTGA
- a CDS encoding trypsin-like peptidase domain-containing protein, whose amino-acid sequence MFGTHSNHHPRTVRLRPLIWAALMACLAHPGDDRRVHAQTTPYLHNLEREIVSLVERVEPTVASVIVQRKFINTVNGQTFTDWERSIGTGVVLHRDGFIITTAGVVDHAHDILVNFRDGSYRRGHLVGVDRLSDIAVIRVDSLETHTARLGNSDDVRPGSWVLVLNNAHGFPSSMTTGIVNGLREEDVMIQVTAVVGSAYSGGAVYSTNGRLLGLVADPHRVQASGSGNSGTDGGNGLIAVIPINRVKTFARQLIEYGEIRRSWLGVHVEKIWESVTIGGDRNIMLGAVEGMVVSDVYPDSPAMQVGLRKGDVLQAVNGVSMNHPIVLAEFVTTLPVGTRIEIKYLREDVEHTAHTVLAAQPKPLAAPSAPLLTEEGPDDPRSGEDPRLIQQMILEHERELAAHRIKLNQLKRLLDERMRLIGQRSPVRSGDDEF is encoded by the coding sequence ATGTTCGGTACTCATTCCAATCACCATCCCCGGACCGTTCGCCTCCGGCCCCTGATCTGGGCCGCACTGATGGCCTGCCTCGCACACCCGGGCGACGATCGCCGGGTCCACGCGCAGACCACACCGTACCTGCATAACCTCGAACGGGAGATCGTCAGTCTCGTCGAACGCGTGGAACCGACGGTCGCCAGTGTGATCGTGCAGCGCAAGTTCATCAATACGGTGAACGGTCAGACCTTCACGGACTGGGAACGCTCCATCGGGACCGGCGTGGTCCTTCACAGGGACGGGTTCATCATTACGACGGCCGGTGTCGTGGACCATGCCCACGATATCCTGGTAAACTTTCGGGATGGCAGCTACCGCCGGGGCCATCTCGTCGGGGTGGACCGGCTATCCGATATCGCCGTGATCCGCGTCGACAGCCTGGAGACCCATACCGCGCGACTGGGTAATTCCGATGACGTTCGTCCGGGGTCCTGGGTACTGGTGCTGAACAACGCCCATGGCTTTCCGTCCTCGATGACGACGGGGATTGTGAACGGATTGCGGGAAGAAGACGTCATGATCCAGGTCACCGCCGTGGTAGGTTCCGCCTACTCGGGCGGAGCGGTGTACTCCACGAACGGGCGCCTGCTCGGTCTCGTAGCCGATCCCCACCGGGTCCAGGCGTCCGGTTCGGGCAATTCCGGTACTGATGGAGGCAACGGCCTGATCGCGGTTATACCCATTAACCGCGTGAAGACCTTTGCCCGTCAGCTCATCGAATACGGCGAGATACGCCGGAGCTGGCTGGGCGTTCACGTGGAGAAAATCTGGGAAAGCGTCACCATCGGCGGCGACCGCAATATCATGTTGGGCGCCGTGGAAGGCATGGTCGTTTCAGATGTATATCCCGACAGTCCCGCCATGCAGGTCGGTCTGCGCAAGGGCGACGTGCTCCAGGCCGTGAACGGTGTCTCCATGAACCATCCCATCGTCCTGGCCGAATTCGTGACCACGCTGCCCGTGGGTACGCGGATCGAAATCAAGTACCTTCGGGAGGATGTGGAACATACGGCGCACACGGTGCTCGCGGCGCAGCCGAAACCGCTCGCCGCTCCTTCTGCTCCCCTGCTCACCGAAGAGGGTCCGGACGACCCCCGGTCCGGTGAAGATCCCCGTCTCATTCAGCAGATGATCCTGGAACACGAAAGGGAACTCGCTGCACACCGGATCAAGTTGAACCAGCTCAAGCGGTTGCTGGATGAACGCATGCGGCTGATCGGCCAGCGTTCACCGGTCCGGTCCGGAGACGATGAATTCTGA
- a CDS encoding aldo/keto reductase, translating into MEHRKLGRTDTALSFIGLGCVTFGREIDEDASAAILDDAIERGINWLDTAEAYGGGNARTYRRDVLKVDDVRETSDIMGSSEIIIGKWLKARGCRDDVVICSKVSSGNRPENIARALRVSLERLQVDCVDIYELHSPDETVPIAESLAALDEEVRAGRIGTVGCSNFNAAQLREALDASASEGYARFEVVQPPYNLADPAAQDELFPLCRREEVGITSYSPLAAGFLAGKYTPDRNAFPSGTRFDVIPGHADIYFNDRNFRNVERLRALADTRGLPMVRMAMAWTMGHPDITSVLVGARHAGHLDNAFDALDLRADTELRDEMSSWLTD; encoded by the coding sequence ATGGAACACCGAAAACTCGGCCGCACCGATACTGCGCTCAGTTTCATTGGCCTGGGCTGCGTAACGTTCGGTCGCGAGATCGACGAGGACGCTTCTGCAGCCATACTGGATGATGCGATCGAAAGAGGGATTAACTGGCTCGATACGGCGGAGGCGTACGGAGGCGGCAATGCCCGGACCTACCGGCGGGACGTGCTGAAGGTCGATGATGTGCGCGAGACCTCGGATATCATGGGTTCTTCCGAGATCATCATCGGAAAATGGTTGAAAGCGCGGGGCTGCAGGGACGACGTGGTGATCTGCTCCAAGGTGAGCAGCGGCAACCGGCCGGAGAATATCGCCCGGGCGCTCCGGGTCAGTCTCGAGCGGCTTCAGGTGGACTGCGTGGACATCTACGAGCTGCATTCTCCCGATGAAACGGTTCCCATTGCCGAAAGCCTGGCCGCGCTGGACGAGGAGGTCAGGGCCGGAAGAATCGGGACCGTTGGCTGCAGCAACTTCAACGCCGCGCAGCTCCGGGAGGCCCTGGACGCCAGCGCCAGTGAGGGCTATGCCCGCTTCGAAGTGGTCCAGCCGCCTTACAACCTGGCCGATCCGGCAGCGCAGGACGAACTGTTCCCATTGTGCCGGCGGGAGGAAGTGGGCATCACGTCCTACAGCCCGCTCGCAGCGGGTTTCCTGGCGGGCAAATACACGCCGGACCGGAACGCCTTCCCCAGCGGCACGCGCTTCGACGTCATTCCCGGACACGCGGACATCTACTTCAACGACCGGAATTTCCGCAACGTGGAGCGGCTGCGGGCCCTGGCGGATACAAGGGGACTTCCCATGGTGCGCATGGCCATGGCCTGGACCATGGGGCATCCCGATATCACGTCGGTCCTCGTCGGCGCCCGTCATGCCGGCCACCTGGACAACGCCTTCGATGCCCTCGACTTGAGGGCGGACACGGAACTGCGTGATGAAATGTCGAGTTGGCTGACGGACTGA
- a CDS encoding M20/M25/M40 family metallo-hydrolase, whose translation MTKEFVDVKSVSRWSNAAISDLVENRMKACGLEVERLTYEDENGELKVSLVGRKGEGEGGLAFLSHTDTVPGQEQDWDAYHGVVEGDRLLGRGSCDMKGPLACTMIAAAQVDADRLKKPLLVVATADEEVGGGGAHQVATESRIMGAVRPTYGVVAEPTSLTPVYAHKGAAHIVVTALGRAAHTSTGLGESANFKIAPFLAEMAEMAEQIKNDERYQNAEFSPPSNGFNMVITDYDTKQNVSAARSTCHICFRTMPDDHSEELADELVSRAERYGFEVTSSISRPFYADPSNPIVQLASDVTGGKRPETVPYGTDAPHFREQLEMVVLGPGSIKQAHTVGEYVEIPQLYEAVEIYSRMIHEVCL comes from the coding sequence ATGACGAAGGAATTCGTGGATGTGAAGTCCGTCAGCCGGTGGAGCAACGCCGCCATATCCGACCTGGTCGAAAACCGGATGAAGGCGTGCGGACTCGAAGTGGAACGGCTGACCTACGAGGACGAAAACGGCGAACTGAAGGTCAGCCTCGTCGGACGCAAGGGCGAAGGCGAAGGCGGCCTGGCCTTCCTGTCTCACACGGATACGGTGCCGGGACAGGAGCAGGACTGGGACGCCTATCACGGCGTGGTCGAAGGCGACCGGTTGCTGGGCCGGGGCAGTTGCGACATGAAGGGTCCCCTGGCCTGCACCATGATCGCCGCCGCGCAGGTGGACGCGGACCGCCTGAAGAAGCCGCTGCTTGTGGTGGCGACGGCCGACGAGGAAGTAGGCGGAGGCGGCGCGCACCAGGTCGCCACGGAATCTCGTATCATGGGTGCTGTTCGCCCCACCTACGGCGTGGTGGCCGAGCCGACCAGCCTGACGCCGGTATACGCCCACAAGGGTGCGGCCCACATCGTGGTGACCGCCCTCGGCAGAGCGGCGCATACCAGCACGGGCCTGGGGGAATCCGCCAATTTCAAGATCGCCCCGTTCCTGGCCGAAATGGCCGAAATGGCGGAGCAGATCAAAAACGATGAACGGTATCAGAACGCGGAGTTCAGTCCGCCTTCCAACGGATTCAACATGGTGATCACCGACTACGACACGAAGCAGAACGTCTCTGCGGCGCGGTCGACCTGTCACATCTGTTTCCGTACGATGCCGGACGATCACAGCGAAGAACTGGCGGACGAACTGGTTTCGCGGGCCGAACGCTATGGCTTCGAGGTTACGAGCAGCATATCCCGCCCCTTCTACGCCGATCCTTCGAACCCCATCGTGCAACTGGCCTCCGACGTCACCGGCGGCAAGCGCCCGGAGACCGTGCCCTACGGGACCGACGCCCCCCATTTCAGGGAGCAGCTGGAGATGGTGGTCCTGGGCCCTGGCAGTATCAAACAGGCCCACACGGTAGGCGAATACGTGGAAATACCGCAGCTCTACGAAGCGGTGGAAATCTACTCACGCATGATTCACGAAGTTTGCTTATAG